A single Musa acuminata AAA Group cultivar baxijiao chromosome BXJ2-1, Cavendish_Baxijiao_AAA, whole genome shotgun sequence DNA region contains:
- the LOC103992216 gene encoding uncharacterized protein LOC103992216 produces the protein MSASIVSPPSRHPSSFPARLPSRQAGPRLPNRPSSIKSAASRRRAYGWEYSGGGLVDQSMIVLRKRIHEMKMAETNYEAPSEWMDWEKRYYTSYHADVCEILCLLQTLLMDTRPSLAIGMIAVVVLSVPTSAIFIAFHLMAAANSILTGTHLG, from the coding sequence ATGTCTGCTTCCATCGTCTCCCCCCCATCCCGCCACCCTTCGTCGTTCCCGGCCCGACTGCCGAGCCGGCAAGCTGGGCCGCGGCTTCCAAACCGGCCGAGTTCGATCAAATCCGCGGCCTCGAGGAGACGCGCCTACGGTTGGGAGTACAGCGGCGGCGGGCTGGTGGACCAGAGCATGATCGTGCTGAGGAAGAGGATCCACGAGATGAAGATGGCGGAGACCAATTACGAGGCGCCGTCGGAATGGATGGACTGGGAGAAGCGGTACTACACCAGCTACCACGCCGACGTGTGCGAGATCCTGTGCCTTCTGCAGACGCTGCTGATGGACACACGGCCCAGCTTGGCTATCGGGATGATTGCCGTCGTCGTGCTAAGCGTGCCCACGTCTGCCATCTTCATCGCCTTCCATCTGATGGCGGCCGCGAACTCGATCCTGACCGGAACGCACCTCGGTTGA
- the LOC103992223 gene encoding 2-hydroxyacyl-CoA lyase yields MADAPQTLIDGSTLAALSLARAGVQHMFGVVGIPVTAVATRAVAAGVRFLAFHNEQSAGYAATAYGYLTGRPGVFLTVSGPGCVHGLAGLSNAAVNAWPAVMISGSCDQADAGKGDFQELDQIEAVKPFVKFSAKATHIAQIPRLVYQVLSQAVAGRPGGCYLDLPSDVLHQTISDSEADKILSEVENPRIEEIRDKEVVDIEKAVALLRSAERPLIVFGKGAAFARAEEPLKKLIETTGIPFLPTPMGKGLVPDTHELAATAARSLAIGQCDVALIVGARLNWLLHFGEPPRWSKDVKFILVDISTEEIELRKPHLGLVGDAKRVLELINKEIKDQPFCLGRSHPWVEAISKKVKDNVAKMEVQLSKVVVPFNFFTPMRIIRDAILSVGSPAPILVSEGANTMDVGRAVLVQNEPRTRLDAGTWGTMGVGLGYCIAAAVASPERLVVAVEGDSGFGFSAMEVETLVRYQLPVVVIVFNNGGVYGGDRRSPNEITGPHKDDPAPTSFVPGSAYHTLIEAFGGKGYLVGTPEELKSALSESFSARKPAVINVIIDPYAGAESGRMQHKN; encoded by the exons ATGGCGGACGCCCCTCAGACGCTGATCGATGGGAGCACTCTGGCGGCCCTCTCCTTGGCCCGCGCCGGCGTGCAGCACATGTTCGGGGTGGTGGGGATCCCCGTCACCGCCGTCGCCACCCGAGCCGTCGCAGCCGGCGTCCGCTTCCTCGCGTTCCATAACGAGCAATCGGCCGGGTACGCGGCAACCGCCTATGGATATCTGACCGGCCGCCCCGGCGTCTTTCTCACCGTCTCTGGCCCCGGATGCGTCCACGGCCTCGCCGGGCTCTCCAACGCCGCCGTCAACGCCTGGCCCGCCGTGATGATCTCTGGATCCTGCGATCAGGCTGACGCTGGCAAGGGCGACTTCCAGGAGTTGGATCAGATTGAGGCCGTCAAGCCTTTCGTCAAGTTCTCCGCTAAGGCCACTCACATAGCGCAGATCCCTCGCCTGGTGTACCAGGTGCTGAGCCAGGCCGTCGCCGGGCGGCCGGGAGGGTGCTACTTGGATCTCCCATCCGACGTCCTCCACCAGACGATCTCTGATTCCGAGGCCGACAAGATCTTGTCTGAGGTGGAAAACCCTAGGATCGAGGAAATTAGGGACAAAGAAGTTGTAGATATTGAAAAGGCCGTGGCTTTGCTGAGGAGCGCGGAGAGGCCGTTAATAGTGTTTGGGAAAGGCGCCGCGTTTGCACGGGCAGAGGAGCCACTGAAGAAGCTGATCGAAACCACGGGGATTCCCTTCCTTCCGACTCCGATGGGTAAGGGTTTGGTGCCGGACACTCATGAGCTTGCAGCCACCGCTGCACGATCTCTGGCTATCGGCCAATGCGATGTGGCGCTCATCGTCGGTGCACGGCTCAACTGGCTGCTCCACTTTGGCGAGCCACCAAGATGGTCGAAAGATGTGAAATTCATTCTTGTTGATATCTCCACGGAAGAAATCGAGCTCCGAAAGCCTCACCTTGGTTTAGTTGGTGATGCTAAGAGGGTTCTGGAATTGATTAATAAAGAGATCAAGGATCAGCCTTTCTGTTTAGGGAGATCACATCCCTGGGTGGAGGCCATTTCAAAGAAGGTAAAGGACAATGTGGCGAAGATGGAAGTTCAATTGTCTAAGGTCGTGGTGCCCTTCAATTTCTTCACACCAATGAGGATCATAAGGGATGCTATCCTTTCGGTGGGCAGCCCCGCTCCGATATTAGTGTCTGAGGGTGCAAACACAATGGATGTGGGGAGAGCAGTGTTGGTTCAGAATGAGCCCCGGACGAGGTTGGATGCTGGGACCTGGGGGACAATGGGAGTAGGTTTAGGCTACTGCATTGCAGCTGCGGTGGCCTCACCTGAAAGACTGGTGGTTGCTGTTGAAGGGGATTCAGGTTTCGGATTCAGTGCCATGGAAGTTGAG ACACTTGTGAGATATCAGTTACCAGTTGTCGTGATTGTTTTCAACAATGGTGGCGTATATGGAGGCGATAGAAGATCCCCTAATGAAATTACTGGACCACACAAAGATGACCCCGCTCCTACTTCCTTCGTTCCTGGTTCAGCTTACCATACTCTAATCGAAGCTTTTGGTGGGAAAGGGTATCTAGTTGGAACTCCCGAAGAACTCAAGTCTGCACTCTCTGAATCTTTCTCTGCTCGGAAACCAGCTGTTATCAATGTTATAATAGATCCATATGCAGGTGCAGAAAGTGGCCGAATGCAACACAAAAATTAA